The DNA window GCTCTCCGCCGCGCAGAAGGTCTTCGCGGCCAACGGCTACCACGCCGCGGCCATGGACGAGATCGCCGAACAGGCAGGCGTCAGCAAGCCCGTCCTCTACCAGCACTTCCCCGGAAAGCTCGACCTCTACATCGCGCTGCTGGAAAGCCACGTCGACGAACTCGTCAGCAGGGTCCGCGGCGCGCTCGACTCCACCACGGACAACCGCCAGCGCGTCCCCGCGACCGTCGGCGCGTTCTTCGACTTCGTCAGCAACGACGCCGGCGCGTTCCGCATGGTCTTCGAATCCGACCTCCGCGGCGAGCCCGCCGTACAGGACGCCGTCGACAGGGCCACCTCCGCCAGCGTCGACGCCATCACCGACACCATCACCGCCGACGCGGGCCTCGACGAGGACAAAGCGCGCCTGCTCGCCGTCGGCCTCGTCGGCCTCAGCCAGGTCAGCGCCCGGTTCTGGCTCGCCCACCACAGCACCATGAGCCGCGAAGAAGCCGTCGCCCTCACCGCGAACCTCGCCTGGCGAGGCATCGGCGGCGGCTTCCCGCTGCAGCACTGAATTCTTTATCGGTCGTCAGAATTTGCGCTGCCAGGGCGCGGCTCCCAGCTCGACCCGCCGGTTGGTCGCGGGGTGCGCCCTGCCATCGCAAATTCAGAGGGCCCAGGGGGCCCTGCGACCGACTGCACGCTCCCGCCGCGCGGGGCGCGCCGGATCGCAGTGGTGGCTGGGTTTTGCATGGCCAGGCCTTCGGCCCGGACCTCGCGGCACTCGGATGTGTAGGCGGGCAAGTGGCTCCCGCGCCTTCGGCGCGGACCGTAGGCGGGCGAAGTGTGCCACCAAGTGCAGTTAGCGGGCTAAACGTTGTGGGTGGGCGAGCTGGCCGAGGCGGCCGCCAAGTGCAGTTAGCGGGCTAAATGTCGTCGGCGGCGCGAAGTGGGGCGCGAC is part of the Amycolatopsis sp. CA-230715 genome and encodes:
- a CDS encoding TetR/AcrR family transcriptional regulator, with amino-acid sequence MTATGAQPRGVRLPRTERRAQLLSAAQKVFAANGYHAAAMDEIAEQAGVSKPVLYQHFPGKLDLYIALLESHVDELVSRVRGALDSTTDNRQRVPATVGAFFDFVSNDAGAFRMVFESDLRGEPAVQDAVDRATSASVDAITDTITADAGLDEDKARLLAVGLVGLSQVSARFWLAHHSTMSREEAVALTANLAWRGIGGGFPLQH